GTGGCTTCCATCGTATTTGTTGGTTCATCAGCGACTAATAAACGTGGTTGATTTGCGACCGCCATCGCAATCATCACTTTTTGCGCTTCACCTTCGGTAATATCCGTTGGATAGCTTTGCATAATATCTTTATGATCTTTAATCCCAACTTTATGCAATAACTCAATCGCTTTTTTCTTTTTCCATCCAAAACGCTCCCACCACTTGCCTTTAAAGCGGATAGTTTCCATTAATTGTTTACCAATTCGTTCACTCGAGTCTAAACACGAAAGTGGATCTTGGAAGATCATCGAAATTTGATCCCCCACTAATTTTCGACGTTGATAAGGAGAGAGTTTTAATAATTCAATATCATTAAAACGAAAGCGATCAGCCGTAATAATCCATTCATCCTTCACCAAACCACAAATCACTTTTGCGATTAAGCTTTTTCCTGAACCAGATTCCCCGACAAGCCCACAAATCTCACCGTTATCAAGTGTGAGATTCACATCATCAACCATTTTAATACGTCCATTTGGGGTATTGATTTCAATACTTAAATGTCGAATATCGAGTAATGCCATCTTTCCTCCTAATAACGATATCTTTCAAGGACTCTTACAATGCTATTGCCTAGCATAGTAATAATCAAAATAGTAAAAATAATCGCAATACCTGGAAGAATCACGGTCCAAGGGGCAATATAGATCAACTCAAGGGAATCACGAATCATCGCTCCCCATTCTGGCGTAGGGCTTGTTGCTCCTAGTGAAATGAAACTTAAGGCACTAATATCAAGCACAGCAATCACAAAAATATGAGAAAGCTCTTTTACCGCAATCACTGTAAGATTCGGCAACACCACTTCACGAATCAAATCCCGCTTTCTTGCTCCTTCTAAACGTAAGGTAATCACATACTCCCTTTTTAGCTCACGTTGCGTCATTTGATAAATTTTATGAATAAAATGGGGCAACATAGCTAAGAAAATGGCAAGCATTGCATTCACTAATGAAGGTTCCATTAACGTCGCAATAATGATGGCGATCAAAAGAATAGGCGTAAATAAAAAGGTATCAAACAGATGGCTT
Above is a genomic segment from Actinobacillus indolicus containing:
- a CDS encoding oligopeptide/dipeptide ABC transporter ATP-binding protein, translated to MALLDIRHLSIEINTPNGRIKMVDDVNLTLDNGEICGLVGESGSGKSLIAKVICGLVKDEWIITADRFRFNDIELLKLSPYQRRKLVGDQISMIFQDPLSCLDSSERIGKQLMETIRFKGKWWERFGWKKKKAIELLHKVGIKDHKDIMQSYPTDITEGEAQKVMIAMAVANQPRLLVADEPTNTMEATTQLQIYRLLSSMNKNLGTSIILVSNDMLSVYKWVDSFNVLYCGQTVEIANKETIMETPYHPYTSVLLHSVPDFSKPLPFKGRLNTLKGTVPMLQDMPIGCRLGPRCPFAQKKCVVKPPLRKFRQHEFACHFPINFREQNFLRKEELIPVVVNDKVE
- a CDS encoding ABC transporter permease subunit; its protein translation is MLVNQDPEQFRESAYLRQFWIELRKDTFALISVNLFLLLIALVFFGYFFAPYSADLQFAGKELMPPSWSDNGQISHFFGTDDLGRDIFSRILYGFYYTVGSALVITLAIGILGGIIGVIAGTKKGGSIFILSHLFDTFLFTPILLIAIIIATLMEPSLVNAMLAIFLAMLPHFIHKIYQMTQRELKREYVITLRLEGARKRDLIREVVLPNLTVIAVKELSHIFVIAVLDISALSFISLGATSPTPEWGAMIRDSLELIYIAPWTVILPGIAIIFTILIITMLGNSIVRVLERYRY